From Thalassotalea euphylliae, the proteins below share one genomic window:
- the katG gene encoding catalase/peroxidase HPI: MKFNKILSAALAAGLMFGTASMSVSASVGEAKSNQFWWPEQLNLAPLRQHSPDSNPYGADFNYAKAFAKLDLATVKKDIETTLTDSQDWWPADWGHYGPLMIRMAWHSAGVYRVADGRGGAAGGQHRLAPLNSWPDNANLDKARRLLWPVKQKYGASLSWADLMVLAGNVALESMGFKTFGFAGGRSDDWEPDLVYWGPEKAMLKDKRRDKFGKLKGPMAAVEMGLIYVNPEGPHGNPDPLLAANDIRMSFGRMAMNDEEIVALIAGGHTLGKAHGAKKPSDCIGKEPAAAPIEQQGLGWKNSCGTGKGADATTSGLEGAWTVTPTRWSTNYLDNLMNFNWVLTKSPAGAKQWIPDNPAAANLVPDAHIKGKRNAPIMFTTDIALKEDPEFLKVVERFRADPKEFDLAFAKAWFKLTHRDMGPRARYVGDEVPAEVLLWQDPLPEAKGKQISKKDADKLKKQILKAGLTTSELVRTAWASAASHRVTDMRGGANGARVRLEPQASWAVNNPKELSTALAKLEDVQKAWNKKSRRDVSLADVIVLAGAAGIEQAAKDAGMKVVVPFAAGRVDASQAQTEVPSFAHLEPTADAFRNYFTDASYFGPTEMMVDKANMLGLTVPEMTVLLGGLRSININYDGSAHGVFTDKPGTLNNDFFTNLLDMRYTWSKTNQAGIYQGKERNSGKAMWTATPVDLIFGSNSELRAIAEVYASADAKQKFYDDFIAAWVKVMQLDRFDLKN; encoded by the coding sequence ATGAAATTTAATAAGATCTTATCTGCTGCGCTTGCTGCTGGTTTGATGTTCGGCACAGCATCAATGTCAGTATCTGCGTCAGTGGGTGAAGCAAAATCGAACCAATTTTGGTGGCCAGAGCAACTTAACTTAGCGCCACTTCGTCAGCACAGCCCAGACTCAAACCCTTACGGTGCTGACTTCAACTACGCAAAAGCCTTTGCCAAGCTAGATCTCGCAACCGTGAAAAAGGATATTGAAACGACGCTGACTGACTCGCAAGACTGGTGGCCAGCGGACTGGGGTCACTATGGTCCATTAATGATCCGTATGGCATGGCACAGCGCGGGTGTTTACCGTGTTGCTGATGGTCGTGGTGGTGCAGCAGGTGGTCAACACCGTTTAGCACCATTAAACAGCTGGCCTGATAACGCCAACTTAGACAAAGCGCGTCGTCTACTATGGCCGGTTAAGCAAAAATACGGTGCAAGCCTTTCATGGGCAGATTTAATGGTACTTGCAGGTAACGTTGCCCTTGAATCCATGGGTTTTAAAACCTTTGGTTTCGCCGGTGGTCGTTCAGACGATTGGGAACCAGATTTAGTTTACTGGGGACCAGAAAAAGCCATGCTAAAAGACAAGCGTCGCGACAAATTTGGCAAATTAAAAGGCCCAATGGCGGCGGTTGAAATGGGTTTAATTTACGTTAACCCAGAAGGGCCTCACGGTAACCCTGATCCATTGCTCGCGGCTAACGACATTCGCATGTCATTTGGCCGCATGGCAATGAACGATGAAGAAATCGTCGCTCTAATTGCCGGTGGCCACACGCTAGGTAAAGCACACGGTGCGAAAAAACCAAGCGACTGTATTGGCAAAGAGCCAGCGGCAGCACCAATCGAGCAACAAGGTTTAGGTTGGAAAAACAGCTGTGGCACAGGTAAAGGTGCTGACGCAACCACCAGTGGTTTAGAAGGCGCGTGGACAGTCACACCAACGCGTTGGTCAACTAACTACCTAGACAACCTAATGAACTTCAACTGGGTATTAACCAAAAGCCCAGCAGGTGCCAAGCAGTGGATCCCAGATAACCCAGCAGCGGCTAACCTAGTGCCAGATGCGCACATTAAAGGAAAGCGTAATGCCCCTATCATGTTTACAACGGACATCGCGTTAAAAGAAGATCCAGAATTCTTAAAAGTGGTTGAGCGTTTCAGAGCTGATCCAAAAGAATTTGACCTAGCCTTCGCTAAGGCATGGTTCAAATTAACGCATCGTGACATGGGCCCTCGCGCTCGTTACGTCGGTGATGAAGTACCGGCAGAAGTCTTGTTATGGCAAGACCCGTTACCAGAAGCTAAAGGTAAGCAAATCAGCAAAAAAGATGCTGACAAGCTGAAAAAGCAAATCTTAAAAGCCGGTTTAACAACTTCTGAGCTAGTGCGCACAGCATGGGCGTCAGCGGCAAGTCACCGTGTCACTGATATGCGTGGTGGTGCTAACGGTGCGCGTGTGCGTTTAGAGCCACAAGCAAGTTGGGCTGTTAACAACCCGAAAGAGTTAAGCACAGCATTAGCTAAGCTTGAAGATGTACAAAAAGCGTGGAACAAGAAATCTCGCCGTGATGTATCACTGGCTGACGTGATTGTCTTAGCAGGCGCTGCCGGTATCGAGCAAGCGGCTAAAGATGCGGGCATGAAAGTAGTGGTACCATTTGCTGCGGGCCGTGTTGACGCTTCACAAGCACAAACTGAAGTACCTTCATTTGCCCACTTAGAGCCAACAGCTGATGCGTTCCGCAACTATTTCACGGACGCTTCATACTTTGGTCCAACTGAGATGATGGTTGATAAAGCCAACATGCTTGGCCTAACGGTACCGGAAATGACAGTGCTACTAGGCGGCTTACGCAGCATTAACATCAACTACGATGGCAGCGCGCACGGTGTATTCACTGACAAGCCAGGCACATTGAACAACGACTTCTTTACCAACTTATTGGATATGCGCTACACGTGGAGCAAAACTAACCAAGCAGGTATTTACCAAGGTAAAGAGCGTAACTCTGGCAAAGCAATGTGGACAGCAACACCGGTTGACCTAATCTTTGGTTCTAACTCAGAGCTACGTGCCATTGCCGAAGTTTACGCTTCAGCTGATGCCAAGCAGAAGTTCTACGATGACTTCATTGCAGCTTGGGTTAAAGTCATGCAACTTGACCGTTTTGATTTAAAAAACTAA
- a CDS encoding hydrogen peroxide-inducible genes activator, with protein MISLKQINYALAVGKTLHFKKAAEMCNVSQSALSSAINEMETQLGLKVFERNNKHVFITDIGQQVLAKAQQVKLELDELMQLSQLDKSPLSTPMTLGIIPTIGPYLLPKVLPEVRKNYPDFRLKIVEAQSHELVDRVRNGDLDAAILALPYAIDGLMSLEFWQEDFYMVCHHEECPANTKEISTQEMAMDKLMLLKEGHCLKDHALAACQQKGLEKDSTFDATSLHTIVQMVAGKLGTTLVPEMALQQLLHNESELRALHLNEPGPHRSIAFIIRPNYVKTNDIEALMKLFRQQLKLLCTKPA; from the coding sequence ATGATTTCGCTAAAACAAATCAACTATGCGTTGGCGGTTGGTAAAACATTACACTTCAAAAAAGCCGCAGAAATGTGCAATGTCTCGCAGTCGGCACTGAGTTCCGCCATTAACGAGATGGAAACCCAGCTGGGTTTAAAAGTGTTTGAGCGCAATAATAAACACGTATTCATTACCGATATTGGCCAGCAAGTACTCGCCAAAGCGCAGCAAGTGAAGCTCGAGCTTGACGAATTAATGCAGCTTTCACAGCTCGATAAATCACCGCTTAGTACGCCGATGACCTTGGGCATTATTCCGACTATCGGCCCTTACTTGTTGCCTAAAGTGCTCCCAGAAGTTCGCAAAAACTATCCCGATTTTCGCTTAAAAATTGTTGAAGCCCAATCACATGAGCTAGTCGATCGCGTGCGCAACGGTGATTTAGATGCCGCCATTTTAGCCTTGCCGTATGCCATCGACGGCCTGATGAGCTTAGAATTTTGGCAAGAAGACTTTTACATGGTGTGCCACCACGAGGAGTGTCCGGCCAATACCAAAGAGATTTCGACCCAAGAAATGGCAATGGACAAGCTGATGCTGCTAAAAGAAGGGCATTGTCTAAAAGACCATGCGCTAGCGGCTTGCCAGCAGAAAGGGTTAGAGAAAGACTCGACATTCGATGCCACCAGTCTGCACACCATAGTGCAAATGGTCGCCGGTAAATTAGGCACGACACTAGTACCAGAAATGGCGCTGCAACAATTGCTACACAATGAGAGTGAACTGCGTGCTTTACACTTAAACGAGCCGGGACCACACCGCAGCATTGCGTTTATTATTCGCCCGAACTACGTTAAAACCAATGATATTGAAGCGTTGATGAAGTTGTTCCGTCAGCAGCTTAAATTGCTTTGCACTAAACCTGCGTAA
- a CDS encoding DUF2061 domain-containing protein: protein MAKTTTFAITHFSVAFGVIYAITGDFVLGGLVAIVEPAINTVAYFFHEKIWDKAKASSAAQLPSSQLNTAQAAS from the coding sequence ATGGCTAAAACGACAACCTTTGCAATAACTCATTTTTCTGTGGCATTTGGCGTGATTTACGCCATCACGGGTGACTTTGTGCTTGGCGGTCTGGTCGCCATTGTCGAGCCAGCAATCAATACTGTGGCTTACTTTTTCCATGAGAAAATCTGGGATAAAGCGAAAGCATCGAGTGCTGCTCAACTACCTTCGAGTCAGCTAAATACCGCCCAAGCGGCTAGCTAA
- a CDS encoding patatin-like phospholipase family protein produces MSVCSAFTQPIDGLALVAEGGGQRGIFTAGVLDSWQVAKFNPFKVLIGTSAGAQNIASYLSGQHGYAYSLITDLTRKPDFFSPWRLFGKQHVMDLDWYFEQAAHHHYAFDAKAATQNAHDRVVRFSAAKPKSLSTKLLDPTQVGWLPSLKRSSAIPYLYKSANLVDGGVSAPLPVKEAFELGGNTIVTIRTTATPPTSLGDKISKLKPLLCRNNRCPLPIRILDKHESAYQQTQQFIEQPPADVKVLEVKPFTPLSSKVLGSSKAALVDDYRQGVAAGQQFIQTFTATKH; encoded by the coding sequence GTGTCAGTATGCTCAGCATTTACTCAACCTATTGATGGCCTAGCACTGGTGGCTGAGGGTGGCGGCCAACGCGGTATATTTACTGCTGGTGTACTCGATAGCTGGCAAGTTGCCAAATTTAACCCGTTTAAGGTGCTGATCGGCACCTCTGCGGGCGCACAAAATATTGCCAGTTATCTCAGTGGTCAACATGGGTATGCCTATAGCTTAATTACCGATCTGACGCGTAAACCCGACTTTTTCAGCCCATGGCGCCTATTTGGTAAACAGCACGTGATGGATCTCGACTGGTACTTTGAGCAAGCCGCGCATCACCACTATGCGTTTGATGCTAAGGCGGCAACTCAAAATGCCCATGATCGTGTGGTGCGATTTTCTGCAGCAAAACCTAAATCACTCAGCACTAAGTTGCTCGATCCCACGCAAGTAGGCTGGTTACCCTCACTAAAACGTTCAAGCGCGATCCCTTATCTCTACAAATCAGCGAATTTGGTTGATGGCGGCGTGAGTGCCCCTTTACCCGTCAAAGAGGCCTTTGAGCTTGGAGGTAATACCATAGTTACAATTCGCACCACAGCAACACCACCAACAAGCCTTGGTGATAAGATCAGTAAGTTAAAACCTTTGCTGTGTCGCAACAATCGATGTCCTCTACCGATCCGCATTCTGGATAAACACGAATCCGCTTATCAGCAAACCCAACAATTTATTGAGCAGCCGCCTGCTGATGTTAAGGTGCTAGAAGTTAAGCCTTTTACGCCGTTAAGCTCAAAAGTACTTGGCAGCTCAAAAGCCGCACTAGTTGATGATTACCGTCAGGGAGTTGCCGCAGGGCAGCAGTTTATTCAAACGTTTACAGCCACTAAGCACTAA
- a CDS encoding Dps family protein, with the protein MSTNTINIGINEADRIEVAEQLKHLLADSYTLYLQTHNFHWNVTGRQFRELHLMFEEHYTELADAVDEIAERIRTLGVAAPGTYKAFAALSSVEEVEGVPSASEMVEILTRAHETVVRTCRAALKVAQEADDESSTALISDRMRIHEKTTWMLRALLD; encoded by the coding sequence ATGAGTACAAACACAATTAACATAGGTATTAACGAAGCCGATCGCATTGAAGTCGCAGAGCAGCTAAAACACTTATTAGCAGATTCTTACACTCTGTACTTACAAACACACAACTTCCACTGGAATGTGACAGGCCGTCAATTTCGCGAATTGCATTTAATGTTCGAGGAGCACTACACAGAGTTGGCTGACGCAGTTGATGAAATTGCCGAGCGCATTCGCACTTTAGGAGTTGCAGCGCCAGGCACCTATAAAGCCTTTGCTGCGCTTAGTTCCGTTGAAGAAGTTGAGGGTGTACCAAGTGCCAGTGAAATGGTTGAAATTTTAACACGCGCTCACGAAACCGTTGTTCGCACTTGCCGCGCAGCCCTTAAAGTTGCCCAAGAGGCCGATGATGAGTCGTCAACCGCATTAATTTCAGATCGCATGCGTATACACGAAAAAACAACGTGGATGCTAAGAGCGTTACTCGACTAG
- a CDS encoding TetR/AcrR family transcriptional regulator produces the protein MVSGRKREFDEQVALTAAMEVFWQKGYSGTSLSDLTGRMGINKPSLYSAFGNKESLFIKATELYISTRMKPHLEILNNTSLPLFDRLKQYLMSIVNQQCCANSPKGCYLVQCQSEIVTGDLPEQAKELLTSTDSLPKAVFVELFQHDQEAISLNIVDHAEQFALTLYTVLKGTAAMARSGAQAQDLEVVVDTCLRGLGLEK, from the coding sequence GTGGTTAGTGGTCGAAAACGAGAATTTGATGAACAAGTCGCATTAACTGCGGCGATGGAAGTTTTTTGGCAAAAAGGCTACAGCGGTACTTCACTCAGCGACTTAACGGGTCGCATGGGAATTAACAAGCCCAGCTTATACAGCGCGTTTGGCAATAAAGAGTCACTGTTTATCAAGGCGACTGAGCTTTATATCAGCACGAGAATGAAGCCCCATCTAGAAATCCTCAATAACACGTCACTACCCCTGTTTGATCGTCTAAAGCAGTACTTGATGTCGATCGTTAACCAGCAATGCTGTGCTAATTCACCGAAAGGTTGCTACCTAGTGCAATGTCAGTCTGAGATTGTCACCGGTGATTTACCTGAGCAGGCAAAGGAGCTACTTACTTCAACTGACTCTTTGCCTAAAGCCGTATTTGTCGAGTTATTCCAACATGATCAAGAAGCTATCTCACTTAATATCGTCGACCACGCAGAGCAATTTGCCTTAACCTTGTACACTGTTCTCAAAGGTACGGCGGCAATGGCGCGTTCAGGTGCGCAAGCACAAGACTTGGAAGTGGTTGTTGACACTTGTTTGCGCGGATTGGGCTTAGAGAAATAA
- a CDS encoding carboxymuconolactone decarboxylase family protein, translating into MTKFTTHTMESAPEASKPLLDNSIKAFGMVPNLHAVLASSPAALKVYQVQHEAFLNSSFDADELTVVWQTINVEHECGYCVPAHTAIAHSMKVSEEIINALRNKTPLPTEKLEALRDTTLSILRNRGRLDGEELARFFAAGYGEQQVLEIILGLSQKVISNYTNHIAETELDAPFKQFA; encoded by the coding sequence ATGACTAAATTCACAACTCACACCATGGAAAGCGCACCAGAAGCGAGCAAGCCACTGCTAGATAATTCGATCAAAGCATTTGGCATGGTGCCTAACTTGCACGCTGTACTTGCCAGCTCGCCAGCAGCATTAAAGGTGTACCAAGTTCAACACGAAGCATTTCTAAATTCGTCGTTTGACGCTGATGAGCTAACTGTCGTTTGGCAAACGATTAATGTTGAGCACGAATGTGGCTACTGTGTGCCAGCGCACACGGCCATTGCCCACTCAATGAAGGTGAGCGAAGAGATCATTAACGCCCTGCGCAACAAAACCCCACTTCCTACCGAAAAATTGGAAGCATTACGCGATACCACGTTATCGATTTTGCGCAACCGTGGTCGTCTTGATGGTGAAGAATTGGCGCGCTTCTTTGCGGCAGGTTATGGCGAGCAACAAGTGCTGGAAATTATTCTGGGCTTGTCGCAAAAAGTGATCAGCAACTACACTAACCACATTGCTGAAACCGAATTAGACGCGCCATTTAAGCAATTCGCTTAA
- the polA gene encoding DNA polymerase I: protein MANSALSPLILVDGSSYLFRAYHVPYLQALSTADGHPTGAITGVLNMIKSLQKDYPSGNIVVVFDAKGKTFRNDMYDQYKANRPPMPDELRCQIAPLHEMIAAMGLPLLVIEGVEADDVIGTLARQACEKGIETVISTGDKDMAQLVTEHVTLLDTMKEKITDIDAVKEKYGFEPKYMIDYLALMGDAVDNIPGMPGVGDKSAKALIAGIGGISEIYERLDDIADLGFRGSKSLKPKMLAHEEIVRLSYELATIKCDVELAQQADELQPIERDLEKLTELFTKYELRRHLADLRKPAVSTSAADVAASQAPEAQEESEGESEAISAEYDIILTQEDFNTWLAQLKDAPLFAFDTETTSIDYMQAELVGLSFSHEAGKAAYVPVAHDYLDAPEQLSRDWVLAQLKPLLESSEHKKVGQNLKYDAHVLSHYDIKLAGIEFDTMLESYCYNSVATRHNMDALAKKYLNHETVHFEDIAGKGAKQLTFNQIDIEKAGHYAAEDADITLRLHQALHAKLAQDTGPLSVFTDIELPLSQVLQQMESHGVLIDSDILAEQSQAIGARLAELEIEAHNIAGKAFNLASPKQLREILFEELKIPAIKKTPSGVPSTAEEVLQELALDYPLPKLILEHRGLAKLKSTYTDKLPMLVQPKTGRVHTSYHQAVAATGRLSSTDPNLQNIPIRSEEGRKIRQAFIAPEGYKIVAIDYSQIELRIMAHLSDDPGLVKAFSEGKDVHSATAAEIFGVDVDSVTSDMRRSAKAINFGLIYGMSAFGLAKQIGVGRNQAQDYMNKYFERYPNVMKYMEDTRQQASEKGYVETLFGRRLYLPDIKARNQARKKAAERAAINAPMQGTAADIIKKAMLAVDQWIATQPSDVVKMTMQVHDELIFEIKESELEQVTAKLVEIMNAAAELNVPLIAQAGSGDNWQQAH, encoded by the coding sequence ATGGCAAATTCAGCCCTTTCACCGTTAATTTTGGTTGATGGTTCCTCCTATTTATTCCGCGCATATCACGTCCCTTATTTGCAAGCGTTATCCACAGCTGATGGTCACCCAACAGGGGCGATCACTGGGGTGCTAAACATGATTAAAAGCCTGCAAAAAGATTATCCGAGCGGCAATATCGTGGTGGTGTTCGATGCTAAGGGCAAAACCTTTCGCAATGATATGTACGATCAGTACAAAGCCAATCGTCCGCCGATGCCAGATGAGCTGCGCTGCCAAATTGCGCCACTGCATGAAATGATTGCTGCTATGGGGTTGCCTTTATTGGTGATTGAAGGGGTCGAAGCCGATGATGTTATTGGTACGCTCGCGCGCCAAGCTTGTGAAAAGGGGATCGAAACCGTTATTTCAACGGGTGATAAGGATATGGCACAGCTGGTAACAGAGCACGTAACCTTACTCGACACCATGAAGGAAAAAATTACCGACATTGACGCGGTAAAAGAAAAATACGGCTTTGAACCCAAGTACATGATCGATTACTTGGCACTGATGGGAGACGCTGTTGACAATATTCCGGGTATGCCGGGCGTTGGTGACAAATCAGCAAAAGCGTTGATCGCTGGCATTGGTGGCATTAGCGAAATATACGAGCGTTTAGACGATATTGCGGACCTTGGTTTTCGCGGTAGTAAGAGCTTAAAACCGAAAATGTTAGCGCACGAAGAAATTGTTCGCCTTTCCTACGAGCTTGCCACCATTAAGTGCGATGTTGAACTTGCACAACAAGCAGACGAGTTACAGCCTATTGAGCGCGACCTAGAAAAGCTAACCGAGTTATTCACAAAATACGAACTACGCCGCCATTTAGCGGATTTGAGAAAGCCGGCAGTATCAACATCAGCAGCTGACGTTGCCGCATCACAAGCACCAGAAGCCCAAGAAGAAAGTGAGGGAGAAAGCGAAGCAATTTCCGCTGAGTACGACATTATTCTTACCCAAGAAGATTTCAATACTTGGCTGGCACAGCTAAAAGATGCTCCGTTATTTGCGTTTGATACTGAAACTACCAGTATTGACTATATGCAAGCGGAATTGGTGGGACTGTCATTCTCCCACGAAGCAGGAAAAGCGGCCTACGTGCCTGTCGCTCATGATTATCTAGATGCACCTGAACAGTTAAGTCGCGACTGGGTGTTGGCACAATTAAAGCCGTTACTGGAAAGCAGTGAACATAAAAAAGTGGGTCAAAATCTAAAATATGATGCGCACGTGCTTAGCCATTACGATATTAAGCTAGCGGGTATCGAATTCGATACTATGCTTGAGTCTTACTGTTACAACAGTGTCGCGACACGCCATAATATGGATGCACTGGCGAAAAAATACTTAAACCACGAAACCGTCCACTTTGAAGACATTGCGGGTAAAGGCGCTAAGCAGCTTACCTTCAATCAAATTGACATTGAAAAAGCGGGTCATTACGCCGCAGAAGATGCTGATATTACCTTGCGCTTGCACCAAGCACTTCATGCGAAATTAGCCCAAGACACAGGGCCGTTATCTGTATTTACGGATATCGAATTACCGCTTAGCCAAGTGCTGCAACAGATGGAAAGTCACGGCGTACTCATTGATAGTGATATTTTGGCTGAGCAAAGCCAAGCGATTGGCGCCCGACTAGCCGAGCTGGAAATCGAAGCACACAACATTGCGGGTAAGGCATTTAACTTAGCGTCACCTAAGCAACTGCGTGAAATTCTGTTTGAAGAGCTAAAAATACCAGCCATCAAGAAAACGCCAAGTGGTGTGCCATCAACCGCAGAAGAGGTGCTGCAAGAGCTGGCATTGGATTACCCACTGCCTAAGCTTATTTTGGAGCATCGCGGTCTCGCCAAGCTAAAATCTACATATACCGATAAACTGCCTATGCTCGTGCAGCCGAAAACTGGCCGAGTACATACTTCGTATCACCAAGCTGTCGCAGCGACGGGGCGTTTATCGTCAACCGATCCAAATTTACAAAATATCCCAATTCGCAGTGAAGAAGGTCGCAAAATTCGCCAAGCCTTTATTGCGCCCGAAGGCTATAAAATTGTTGCGATCGATTATTCTCAAATTGAGCTGCGCATTATGGCGCATTTGTCTGACGATCCGGGCTTAGTGAAAGCCTTCAGTGAAGGTAAAGATGTGCACAGTGCCACCGCTGCGGAAATTTTCGGGGTTGATGTCGACAGTGTGACCAGTGATATGCGCCGTAGCGCGAAAGCGATTAACTTTGGTTTGATCTACGGTATGTCGGCATTTGGTTTAGCCAAGCAGATTGGTGTTGGTCGCAACCAAGCACAAGACTACATGAACAAATATTTTGAGCGTTACCCCAACGTGATGAAGTACATGGAAGACACGCGCCAGCAAGCGAGCGAAAAAGGTTATGTCGAAACCTTGTTTGGTCGCCGTTTGTACTTGCCGGATATTAAAGCCCGTAACCAAGCCCGCAAAAAAGCAGCAGAGCGCGCGGCGATCAATGCGCCGATGCAAGGTACTGCTGCAGATATCATTAAAAAGGCAATGCTGGCGGTTGATCAGTGGATTGCGACACAGCCGAGCGATGTGGTGAAGATGACCATGCAAGTGCACGATGAATTGATTTTTGAAATCAAGGAAAGCGAGCTTGAGCAAGTGACTGCTAAGTTAGTTGAGATCATGAATGCCGCTGCCGAGTTAAACGTGCCGCTGATTGCTCAAGCTGGCAGTGGCGATAATTGGCAGCAAGCTCACTAA
- a CDS encoding S9 family peptidase: MVSTLHTKKQPHTLLMHGHERIDNYYWLRDDARQSPEVLAHLEAENTHCQQALAHTQALQATLFEEMVGRQVKARQSVPFKLGDHYYWHEYKGDSEYPIYWRDNSPAKHRLTQILDANTRAQDHAYYDLASIAVSENGVYAVIAEDTNGDRRYQACVLHIEDGTYLSDRLLDNSGEVIWCNSGRCFYYVKMHPQTLLPYQVYRHRLGTAQADDELLYEETDQRFWTQIVKSKDKASIMIYHSSKEASGVSLLDANDDKATLVTLLPKEDDHLCWLELVGDRVFVLSNWQAKNFKITETSLDTLADKSAWRELVPHDQGCLLEGFEVFDQHLAYWQRIKGLPQLMVKDLKSGQVRQLAFNESAFSAYFQDNVDLAAKQVRVNYTSMTTPESVLEFNLASGELKVLQQHAVAGDFNAQDYCCEHIEVAARDGQQVPVTLVFRKDKFSQGTNPILIDGYGAYGLNLDADFSYSRLSLLERGVVYAFCHVRGSSMLGRHWYEQGKMLNKHNTFNDFIDATKALVTLGYGAPDKVLATGESAGGLLIGAVINQAPQLYLACSAHVPFVDVLTTMLDERLPLTCGEYDEWGNPNDKKYHDYILSYSPYDQITRQDYPHLLVTSGLYDSQVQYFEPAKWVAKLREYKTDNNALLFKCDMDVGHGGQSGRFNQYREVALEYAFFLDRLARS; encoded by the coding sequence ATGGTCTCGACTCTACACACAAAAAAACAGCCACATACATTGCTGATGCACGGCCATGAGCGCATCGATAATTATTATTGGTTGCGCGATGATGCAAGGCAATCACCAGAAGTACTGGCGCATCTTGAAGCTGAAAATACACATTGCCAACAAGCCCTTGCGCATACTCAAGCATTGCAAGCAACCTTGTTTGAGGAGATGGTCGGCAGGCAAGTAAAAGCCCGTCAGTCGGTGCCATTTAAGCTGGGTGATCACTACTATTGGCATGAGTATAAAGGGGATAGTGAATACCCTATTTACTGGCGCGATAATTCACCGGCAAAACACAGGCTAACGCAAATACTTGATGCCAATACTCGCGCGCAAGATCATGCGTATTACGATTTGGCGTCTATTGCTGTAAGCGAAAACGGTGTTTATGCCGTGATAGCCGAAGATACTAATGGTGATAGGCGCTATCAGGCGTGCGTGCTACATATCGAAGATGGTACCTATCTCAGTGATAGGTTACTCGATAACTCGGGAGAGGTTATCTGGTGTAATTCAGGTCGATGTTTTTACTATGTGAAAATGCATCCGCAAACCTTATTACCTTATCAAGTATATCGCCACAGACTAGGCACAGCGCAAGCTGATGATGAACTCTTGTACGAAGAAACCGATCAACGCTTTTGGACGCAAATCGTTAAAAGTAAAGACAAAGCGAGCATTATGATTTATCACAGCAGCAAGGAGGCGAGCGGCGTCTCGTTACTGGATGCTAATGACGATAAGGCGACGTTGGTGACTTTGTTACCCAAAGAAGATGATCATTTGTGTTGGCTCGAGCTGGTGGGCGATCGCGTTTTCGTTTTGAGCAATTGGCAGGCAAAGAATTTTAAGATTACAGAGACCTCGCTTGATACCTTAGCTGATAAGTCTGCATGGCGTGAGCTGGTGCCGCATGATCAAGGGTGCTTGCTTGAAGGCTTTGAGGTATTTGATCAGCATTTAGCCTATTGGCAGCGGATAAAAGGCTTACCGCAGCTGATGGTAAAAGACCTCAAGTCAGGGCAAGTGCGCCAATTAGCGTTTAATGAGTCGGCGTTTTCCGCATACTTTCAAGACAATGTTGACTTAGCCGCTAAGCAGGTGCGTGTTAATTACACCAGTATGACGACACCGGAATCGGTACTGGAATTTAATTTAGCTTCTGGCGAACTTAAAGTGTTGCAACAACATGCCGTCGCGGGCGACTTTAACGCGCAAGATTATTGTTGTGAACACATTGAAGTAGCAGCTCGCGATGGTCAGCAAGTGCCAGTGACCTTAGTGTTTCGCAAAGATAAGTTTAGCCAGGGAACAAACCCGATATTAATTGATGGTTATGGGGCTTATGGGCTTAATCTCGATGCTGACTTTTCCTATAGCCGATTGAGTTTGCTTGAGCGCGGCGTTGTTTACGCGTTTTGTCATGTGCGCGGCTCTTCTATGCTGGGTCGCCATTGGTACGAACAAGGGAAAATGCTCAATAAGCACAACACCTTTAATGACTTTATTGATGCCACTAAAGCGCTAGTAACCTTAGGTTATGGCGCTCCAGACAAGGTCTTGGCAACAGGCGAAAGCGCTGGTGGTTTGCTCATTGGTGCGGTTATCAACCAAGCGCCGCAACTTTATTTAGCTTGCTCTGCACATGTGCCTTTTGTTGATGTGCTGACTACTATGCTCGACGAACGCTTACCGCTCACTTGCGGTGAATATGACGAGTGGGGTAACCCAAATGATAAAAAGTACCACGATTACATCCTAAGCTACTCCCCGTACGATCAAATAACGCGACAGGACTACCCTCACCTGCTGGTCACCTCAGGTTTATATGACTCGCAAGTGCAGTATTTTGAGCCTGCCAAATGGGTAGCCAAGCTGCGGGAATACAAAACCGATAACAATGCTTTGCTGTTCAAATGTGATATGGACGTTGGACATGGCGGGCAGTCTGGGCGCTTTAACCAGTATCGCGAAGTGGCGCTGGAATATGCCTTTTTCTTGGATAGGCTGGCGCGCAGTTAG